DNA from Fervidobacterium gondwanense DSM 13020:
ATAGCTGGCGGTATAAAGTATCAAGGAAACATTTACATTGGCGAGAACGCCATAGATAATTTGCCGGTACATCAAAGAGTCAGAAGAGGCATTGTCCTCTGTCCAGAAGGCAGGGGAATTTTTTACAACATGACCGTAAAGGAAAACCTCTTGGCTGGTGCTTATACAAATTCCAGGTCAAATTTTGACATAGCATTCAGTGTTTTTCCATTCCTGAAAGAAAGATTAAATCAAATAGCTGGGACACTTTCTGGAGGAGAACAGCAAATGCTTGCAATAGCAAGGGCTCTTATGGCTAATCCGAAATATCTTCTTTTGGACGAACCTTCACTTGGACTCGCACCAATTATCATTCAGAAAATTGCCGAGGTTATAAGACATATAAATGAAACGCTGAAGATTACGGTTGTTCTAGTTGAGCAAAATACTTCTTTAGCGTTGAATCTTGCACAGTATGGGTACGTATTAGAAAATGGACGAGTGGCACTTCATGGCAAATCAAATGAACTGAAGAACAATCCCGTTATCCAAGAAAAATATCTTGGAGGTGCTTCGAAGTGATTAATCAAATCTTGCTTGGTTTATCTACAGGTGCAATGTACTCACTGGTTGCTATAGGTTTGGTGATGATGTACAAAGTCAGTGGGGTTATGAATTTTGCTTTTGGAAATATGGGAATGTTTGCTACGTATATAACGTGGTGGCTTCTTTCTTCTCTTGGTCTGAACATTTATTTTTCCATAGTTGTAGGTATTATCTTTGCAGCGGTTATGGGTATACTGACTGAAAGATTTGGTCTGAGACCAATTAGACACCTTTCACACGGTTCTATGTTGATAGTTACATTTGGATTACTTATGATTCTTGAAGGTTTGGCAGTTCAAATTTGGGGAACACAATATAAATCATTTCCTGAGTTAGTAACAGGTGCTCCTTTTGTTCTTAGAGGTAACTTTGGAGTAATGGTTTTGAGGAGGCAAGATTTGCTAATTTTTAGCTTACTGTTAGCTATTTCTATACTACTGGCATTTATTACAAAATATACGCGATTTGGAATTGCCGTTCGTGCGGTATCTGAAAACGAGGAGATTGCCGGTTACATGGGAATAAACACTGGAACGATATTGAGCTTTTCATGGGCGTTTGGTGTTTCTATGGCTGCGCTTGTTGGTATCATATCCGCTCCAAAGGTTTTTGTCTCTCCTTCAATGCTAGTCTTTTATCAAATCCAGGGATTTACTGCGGCGGTTCTTGGTGGATTTGAAACTTTTACCGGTGCAGTATTTGGTGGATTAATACTTGGGGTAATTGAAAAGATCGTAGGCAACTATATATTCGAGGGATTTAAGGCGACAATATCTTTGATAATAATAATCGTGGTTTTAGTCTTTTTCCCGAAAGGACTCTTTGGTAGAAACATAAGGAGGCGAGTATGATGTGGCTTTGGATCTTCTTGGCTGTATTACCTTTCTTGCTTATCAAAAATGCTTTCATAATGACAATCCTTAGTCTTGTTGGAATATACTCGATAGCCTCCTTAGGATTGAACTTGATAATGGGTTATTCTGGGCAGATATCAATTGGTCATGCAGCGTTTATGAGCATTGGAGCCTATACTTCCACCCTTCTTGTTATGAACTACAATCTCCCAATTGTCTTTGGCATCTTAATAGGTGGGATTGTTGCGTTTTTATTTGGATTACTAATCGGATTTCCTGCACTAAGACTTTCAGGTTTCTACCTTGCAATAGCTACATTGGGTTTTGTTGTTGCGGTAGAACAACTTTTCAGTTCTCTTGAACACTTAACAGGCGGTCACGCAGGTATCAGGAATATACCATTCCCATATCTTTGGAATTCGGATGTTGAGAAATATCTCTTAGTTCTCAGCTTCCTGTTTATCTCTTACATACTTCTTCAAAGACTAATAAACTCCAAGAATGGTAGAGCATGGATGGCGATAAGAGAAAATGAAATAGCATCGGCGGTGATGGGTGTTAATGTGGCAAAGTACAAAGTTTTAGCATTCGCAATTGGTTCTATGCTTGCTGGAATTGCTGGTGCATTATACGCACATGTCATTGGTTACATTGCACCGAGTGACTTTGGAATAGCAAAGTCACTTGATTTATTAGCAATATCTGTCATAGGTGGTATGGCTTCGCTTGATGGTCCCTTCTATGGTTCGCTTGTATACACAGCTTTGCCTTTCTTGTTCAGCAGATCACACCTATCACTCTCAATCGTGTTCGGAATAATACTTATATTTGTAGTTTTATTCATGCCACTTGGTGTAAGTTTTTATATTGGGAAATTCAGAACGAAGTACCTAAACTCAATTGCTGCCTATCTTAAGAAGTCACGAAAGCCGTATGGTCAATTCTTAGACACGAAGTTTGGGAAAATTCACTATATAAAATCTGGCTCAGGTCCTAAGAATTTAGTATTAGTTCATGGTAATTTTGCATCTGCAAGATTCTTTGAACCTCTTATAGCGTTAATTCCAAAGAACGAGTACACTGTGTACGCGTTGGACCTTCCAAATTTTGGATTCTCGGAAGAATTTGAAGGTGAGGTAAGTATCGAGAAATACGCTGATGCATTGAGTGCATTTATTGAGAAATTGGGTATCTCAAACATTATATTACTTGGACATTCACTTGGTGGAGCCGTAGCGATGGGATACGCTGTTAAAAATCCGTCTAAGTTGCAGAAACTGATATTAGTTGACCCAGCACCGGTCTACGGTATGCCAAAGTATGATGAAAGTGCGTACAAGATTATTGAACTTTACAGAAAGAATCCAGATATGATAAAGAAGGCACTCATGATAAATGCGCCAACTTACGAAAATGAAAAGTTCTTCAAGAAGATTATGTCTGATGCTTTAAGGATGGCAAGAAAGACATTCATAGGAAATGCAAAAGCGTTAGCGAGTTATAACTATTCGGAACAGGCAAAGAATATTGAAATACCAGTAAAGGTTGTCTATGGAGACAAAGATGTAATCCTGACATTGGAATCGATGGAAATCACTGCGAAGGCTTTTAAAAATGGTGAGCTTATAGTTTTAGAAGATATAGGCCATAGCCCTGTTGTTGAAAATCCGGGCGAGATAATTAGAATAATCAAGATGTAAATAAACGAAAACTGATATTGTTAAGTCCAAATATATGAGTGGTATAATACTCATGTAGCACCAAACTTTGTTGGAGGTGAAAAGTATGAAAAGGGTTCTCTTGCTATTACTCATAGGAGTCTTGGCTGTTTCCAGTTTTTCATTTATGGGCGTTGAGGCAACTAATATTCAAGAAAACGTTTTTGGTTTGTACGCCAGATTAGACGCTGGTTTAATCACGCTGATGTATCCTTTTGGCGTCTATGACATGGAAGGCGGAGTTTCAATCTTCGAAGGTTTCAATTTCAATGATATCTTTTTTGGCTTGAATCTTGATATACCACTCGGAGGAATACATCTGCGTGGAGCCGCGTACACAACTGTAGGAGATTTTACCAATTACATGGACATCCAGAAGCTCGGCATCTATGGTCGTATTGGACTTGGACTTGACATACTTTTCATTAGGCTTGAAGGTGGAATAAGACTGTATTACTTGTTTGGAGACCCAGAGTTTGAATTTTCATTTGACCCAACACAGTATTACTTTGCGGTAGGTTTAGCATTCTGACATATCTGAAAAAAGCAAATCAATAGAGCAGGAGGGAAAATAGATTCCCTCCTGTGTTTTTTTATATCAAAAATCTTTTGAAAACAAATACCCTTTGTCTCATACTTTCAAAAAAATATGAGTATTGATTCGTTAATATTAATGTAATTATATATAAATAAGAATGTGGAATTGTTCATACAACATTATGCATGGACAATTTGTCTAAATCAGTGTGAGTTACGTTTTTTAAGATAACGTTTGAAACATGTTTGTTTTTCGTACCAAAAGGCTGATACTTATAGGGGGGTGGGATGTTCTAAATTCAACTTATCATTTCGATTTATCACTTGTTAAGTGCTGTTCTGCTCACTCCATTGAAAAGAGGTGAACTATTTGCGTACTGCTATTACAAAAAGAACAAGTTTTTGGTTTCTCAGTACTCTTCTTATCATTGTCTCTATGATTTATTCATGTGAGCCCAAGCCAATCCCTTCAAAAAGTAATTTGATGATTCGAATACTCATTGACGAAGAAGTGATTAAGTATTACACAGTTTCCCAAGCGAGAATAACTATTTTAAGAGAGAACGATGATTTTATTGTTGCAGATGAGTTGGTAACAGTAAGCTCAACAGAAACTCTCATTCAGATCAGGGATGTGCAACCAGCACAGTACACAGCAGCACTAAACATATCATTGACCGCAAAAGATGAGTACAGTCTGCCACCAAGCTGGAAAGGAACTAAGAACGTAACAGCAACAATCAATCCTGGAATGTCAAAGGTCTTGAATGTATACATATCAAAGGAAGATGTTGGACATAAAAGGCAACTTCACATCGAGTGGCAAAAGTGCTTAGGAGGAACAAATGAAGAGCGGGCTAGTGCTATTCAGCAAACGACAGATGGCGGTTTTGTCATCATTGGAACGACTAATTCAAATGATGGGAATGTTACTGAAAATCACGGTGATTTCGATGTATGGATTGTCAAATTGGGTACAAGCGGAGATATTGAATGGCGAAAATGCGTCGGTGGAACTAGTCATGAAGAAGGTTCCAGTATTCAACAAACAAAAGATGGTGGATATATTATTGCAGGAAGAACTATTTCAAAGAACGGAGATGTAAGTGGTAACAACGGTTATTATGACGTATGGGTGGTAAAGTTAAAGTGAGAAGTTATAACAGAAGGAGGCAGTAACTATGAGAAAACTTCTTTTTGCCACTAGTTTCATCTTTTTGACAACACTCTGTTTGCCGTTTTTGGGGCTGGAAATAGAACATTTTCCACCATCAAGTCCTTATTTTGAGTCACCTCCGCCAGAATACTACGTATCCGTGAGAGCCGATGTCTTAATCTTTACACTTATGTATCCTATAGGTGATGTTGATCCAATTAGCGGAAATTTCCATCTTGCTCCAACGTTTGACATCAACTCACTTCTACTTGGATTAGGTATCAAACTTCCACTCGACCCTATTTTCATTCGCGGAGCTGCCTATGTTAACTACGGCAAAATGATGGAATTTCCGAGCACTGGAACACTTCATGTTTTCGGAAAACTTGGTGGTGGATTTAAAGTGTTATTCCTTTGCCTTGAAGGTGGTATTCGCTGGTACTACATCTTAGAACCCTCAACGACAAACTTTTTCCTTTCTCCTGAAGAGTGGTATGTATCGCTTGGACTATGCTTTTAGTTTTTTTGTGAAGAGAACTCTCTTAGTTTTCTTAAAATAAGCTCCGTAGCTCTGACATCATCTTCGTTGTAGATTAGTATTTCGTAAAGGATATGCTTGTCACTGGTAGCCAAATATTCCGCATAAGAGCGGACAACTATTTGACCATTAAGAGACGTTCTCCAGTTAAAGCCAAAGAATCTTGCAATACTTTTGAGAGAATAAGAGGGTACGGGTAACGCTACGTGATCTGCATAAAGTTTATAAACGTCTACAAAAGTTTCAAAGAATTTCTTGGGTAAGTTGATGTTATACTTCTTTGATAGCTTTTTAAATCTTGTTACTTCGTAATTGTGGAAATGGTACACTATTTTTCCTGTGTTTTTAATATATTCGACCGTACTTTCGAATGCTTCTCTTTCAGAGCTTACTCCCTCCGCAAGAAATGGGATATATTTGTCGTTATCCAATATTCCAAATAGATAATCAAAATTGAAAGGTGTATAACTTTCTATATCCAGAAATATCCCGTCTCGTATCTCAGGCAGTTGCTTAAAAACTACTGGCTTTTGCTCTATAATGCTTTTAGCTTGTGCTACAATCCTTCGTGACTTTTCTTGGCCGAAAAGCTCTTCTACAATATGATAAAGTTTTATTACATCCTTCAAGTTCGTTATGCCGTACGAACGAAGTTTTTCCAAACTGCTCCCTTTTACTCCATGCAGGAAATTCAAACCTTCCACTTCTGCAACTTCTCTAAAACATTCTCCTGAATACTGACAAGTTCTGCACAAGTGTGTCTTTACCACTTTAAATTCCGAGTTTTCACAGAAAAATGATAGTAATGACAACATCTTAGTGACATAAGGTCGCCAATTGATAAAAACGCTATAAAACGGGCTTTCCATTATTATATTCTCTACACTTCTACCATTGCTTTCAATAACATACCCAATGAAAGCTGCCTCAAGCATATGGTATTCAGAAACTCTTTTTCCACTCTTTCTAATTTTAACAACGTACGGTTCACGCGATACAACTTCATCAACTACAGCCACCAACGTGCAGCCAAAAGCTTCCGTCTCAAAGATGTCAAAGAGTTCATTGAATTGATCTTTTTCTATTTTTCTTTCTTTTAGCTCAAATTGAGCTTTTCTTGGACAGAAGTATATTGTCTTAACATCGCTGTTTGTTATTCGCATCCGTTTTCATGCTCCCGAATATCAAAAATTTTTCACCAAAAATTTTGCAATAAACTTGTCGCCAAACAGGCGTCTTACTAAATGATAACTTAGCTGATTTTCAATACCTGGAATGTACAGTGGTTTACCATACTCAAAAGCCTGAAGTGCCCCCGATACGACTTCCTGAGGTTTCATTACTCGTTTACCCGGTTTCATCTTCGCCCTTTCAAAAAACTTTGTTTCCGTCGGACCTGGAGCAACGCACAGGACATGGACATTCTTATCCTTAAGCTCCGCCCACAAGCTCATTGAAAGGCTGTAAACAAAAGCCTTTGTCGCACCGTAAACTGATAGGTGCGGGATTGGGAAGAAACCGGCAACCGATGCGATGTTTATAATACCGCCGTGTTCTTTTTTCACCATCTTCTCAACGTAGTGACGTGCCAATTTTGTCAAAACTTTAACATTCAGTTCTACCATATTTTCGTACTCATGCTCGGAGTGACTCACAAAATCACCGTACAAACCAAAGCCAGCATTGTTAATTAATAAGTCAATCTCAAATCTCGACGTATTATCAATCACTTGATCGGTATCCTTTGTCAAATCGGCTTGAATAATTACAACACTCACATTCGAGATCTTATGAATTTCATCAGCCACTTCACTCAGTGCTACAGCATTTCGTCCAACTATTATTACATTAACTCCTTTCTGGGCTAACTGGATTGCAAATTCTCTACCTATGCCTGAGGAACCACCAGTTACTAAAGCCCATCTGTAATTATTCAAGTCGTATCTCTTATCAGCCATACTTATCATCTCTTCAAACTGTGCGAAATAGCACAGCTTGAGCTGGGGTATTTTTAGCCGCCTTTTGTTGTAACTCTCCCACCCCAGCAGGCGGTTTTCGGGAGAGCATTGCTTTCTAATTGAATTATACACTCAATGTGATAAAATAAAAGTACCAAATAATACGTTCCACGAACCAATTCATATTTTCAAAAACAAACAGTCTATCAAATATTAATTAGGGGTGTGGAAAATGATTAAAGACATATTAAGGATTGCTATACCAGTTTCCGTAGAGAACTTAATAGCCAACACTGGAACCTTCATCCTGACGATCTTTTTATCTCGACTCGGCGACGTTGAGGTGGCAGTTAATGGCATTGCTAATCAAGGTTCTTTTTTAGTTATCTTGTTCCTTTTTGGATTGAACACAGGAGGAGCGATTTTTGTCTCGCAGTATTGGGGGAAGAAGGATTATGCAGGGATTAAGAGAACTTCTACCTTGATGATATACTCATCTATTGTCATAGCTACTGCTTTTTTCGCACTAACATTTTTCTTTCCATCTATATTTACGAGAATATTCACAAATGACCCGCGAGTAATAGAAACTTCTGTACTCTTTTTGAGAATAATATCTCTTTCATACTTTGGCTTAGCTTTGGAGATAGCATTCAGAACCCTACTCAGAGGTATCGAACAGGCTAAAATTCCGATGGAATCGTATATTTTTGGAACAATATTGCAAATATTCTTAGCTTATACTCTTTTGTATGGAAAATTCGGATTTCCAAACATTGGACTACTTGGTATAGCTATAGCTACGACTGTAGCTCGTTTTTTCATTCCACTCTACCAAATCGTACGTGCTACATTACTCAAAGTGCCTTACAGCTTCAACATATCTATCATTGAGAGGACATTCGTAAAAAAATTCTTCGAGTTTGCAACGCCAACAACACTCAATGAAATAGCATGGTCTCTTGGAATGACTGTTTACGGAATCATCTTTGGAAGAATGGGTACCAATGTCTACTCCGCGAGAAATATACTGTCCTCTTTCGAAAATTACGTATGGACGTTCACATTTGGATTGGTCATAGGAACATCAGTCATCGTTGGCAAACACATAGGAAAAACAGAATACGATAAAGCGCATTCATTTGGTAAGAAGATGCTCTTAATAAACGCAGTAATAGGTTTTCTTTCCGCAATTATAATAATTGTTGTGTATTACATATTACTGCCAACGTTTAAAATTGACGTTGAAACGAAGAAGATGCTTACGACAACTATGTGGGTAATGCTCTTTGGCGCTCCCGTAAAAGCTTTCAACGGTGCAGGGATTGTAGGTGTACTACGTGCTGGAGGCGATGCAAAGTTCGCATTCATTCTTGAAACAATAACACTATGGGTGATAGGCATACCGCTTGCGTTAATCGGTGCGTTTATCTTTAAATTATCACTTCCATTCGTTTACCTTTTGACGCTTTCTGATGAAATAGCGAAAGCCATAGTTGTTTACTTTAGAATCCGTGGAAACAAATGGATAAGAAACGTGACTATGAGCACTGAAGAAATAGTCATTGCGGCTCAAAGCGAGGAGATTGCAGATTAAATATATATCATCTCTACCGCAGGGGGGATAAAATGATAACATATCAAGAAATATACAAACAGGTTTGCGATGCGCTTATAGAGCTGAACACACAAATTACACCTAAGGTTGAAGAGATATTACGAGATTACACAGGACCATTTTCTAATGAGTTGAAAGAAAATATAAGGATAGCAAGAGAAAACAGAATTCCGCTTTGCCAAGATACAGGTATTGTCGAGTTTTTCGTTTTCAAAAAAAACAAATTCCACAGATTAGATAATTTGCAGTCACTTCAATCAATACTCTTTAAAGCTGTAGAAGATACTTATCAAATAAATGGCTATCGAAAAAGTGTAGTAAATGATCCTCTCTTCTCAAGAACAAATACCAAAACCAACCTACCTGCGGTAATCCATGAATTTGATGTTGATGAAACTCTCTATAAAGACGCTCCAAAATTGGAAATCTGGATAATGGTCAAGGGTGGTGGAAGTGAAAACTTATCTGCTTTGTTTATGCTACCACCATCTTCGAAAGAAAACGTTGTACTCGAAGCGGTTGCAGAACATATTGGAAAGAGCGGACCAAACGCATGTCCGCCAATATCGGTTGGAGTTGGCATTGGTGGAACTGCTGACTTCGCGATGCTTCTTTCAAGATTAGCGTTATTCGAGCATAAGCCGAACATACCAAACGTTATAGAATACACCGAATTTTCTCAGAAGCTTCACAGCTCGCTTGAAGCTTTGAAAATAGGCGTTCAGGGGCTTGGTACAGGACCGAGCATCATAAAGACAAAAGTGCTTGGCTACCCGACGCATATCGCTACCTTACCTGTTGCTGTAAGTGTCGATTGCTATCTAACAAGAACAAAGAGGGTGGCCTTTTGATGAGCCAGAAAGTTGGATTTATTTACAATGGCAACGCTGATGAGGGTAGGCAATTTCTTTGCAATTTACCTGCAGGTACTCAGATTAATTACGCAGGCAAACTTTATGCTATGCGTGATGCTGCACACAAAAGATTGGTTGAAATGGATAAACAGGGCGAACAACTACCTATAAACCTTGGAGGGAAAATAATATTCTACGCGGGACCAACATTTGTAAATGACAAGATGATTATTGGTCCCACAACCTCCAAAAGAATGGATTCATTCTTTGAATTCACCGCACAGAAGGGCATATTGGCAACCGTGGGTAAAGGAGTTAGGACACAGGAAGTCATTAAAGCAATAGAAAAATACAAGGTACCATACCTCGTTGCACCGAGTGGTTGTGCTGCATACCTATCTCAGAAAACAATAGACTGGCGTATCGTTGCATTTGAAGACCTCGGACCTGAGGCGATTTATGAAATAACTGTAAAAGATTTTCCAATGATTCTGTTTATTGATTGTTGTGGGAGGAGTTTGTAGAGTAATTACCCCACTTTTGTATTGCTTTGCGAATAATAAATACTGTCTACTCATTAATGGCATTAATCCAAGACCTTATCTTCTGAAGTATTTCTTCTCTTTTACTTTCTTCCGGATTCACAAAATGCAGTGGTTGGAGAACGTTATTTCCGGGCAAGACTTTGGTGATTTGCTTGACACATTTAGCAATACTTCCACCGCCATTTGTGACCAATATTCCAAGTTTTTTTCCCGAGAAACTAGCTTTGCTCAAAAGCGTGTTTATCGGTGGTGTGCAATTCCCTGCCCATACAGGAGTGCCAATCACGATGAGCTCGTATTTTGAGAAGTCAGGAATTTTTGTTTTGAGCTCGGGTTTTTCTCTGAAAACGGAAGCCTTTCCACACCAGAAATATTTTGCAAAGCCCCTTTTTGGATATTCTTTAACAGTCTCTAATTCAACCAAATCAGCTTTCAGTTCTTCAGCGAGCAATTTTGCAACGTATTTTGTGTGTCCTTCGAGTGAGAAAAATACAACCAAAGATTTCATAGGTGTCAACCCCC
Protein-coding regions in this window:
- a CDS encoding ABC transporter ATP-binding protein, encoding MANDLTIKNLNVWYGPVYAVKGIDIRIAEGSITAIFGANGAGKSSTLKAIAGGIKYQGNIYIGENAIDNLPVHQRVRRGIVLCPEGRGIFYNMTVKENLLAGAYTNSRSNFDIAFSVFPFLKERLNQIAGTLSGGEQQMLAIARALMANPKYLLLDEPSLGLAPIIIQKIAEVIRHINETLKITVVLVEQNTSLALNLAQYGYVLENGRVALHGKSNELKNNPVIQEKYLGGASK
- a CDS encoding branched-chain amino acid ABC transporter permease; the encoded protein is MINQILLGLSTGAMYSLVAIGLVMMYKVSGVMNFAFGNMGMFATYITWWLLSSLGLNIYFSIVVGIIFAAVMGILTERFGLRPIRHLSHGSMLIVTFGLLMILEGLAVQIWGTQYKSFPELVTGAPFVLRGNFGVMVLRRQDLLIFSLLLAISILLAFITKYTRFGIAVRAVSENEEIAGYMGINTGTILSFSWAFGVSMAALVGIISAPKVFVSPSMLVFYQIQGFTAAVLGGFETFTGAVFGGLILGVIEKIVGNYIFEGFKATISLIIIIVVLVFFPKGLFGRNIRRRV
- a CDS encoding alpha/beta fold hydrolase; translation: MWLWIFLAVLPFLLIKNAFIMTILSLVGIYSIASLGLNLIMGYSGQISIGHAAFMSIGAYTSTLLVMNYNLPIVFGILIGGIVAFLFGLLIGFPALRLSGFYLAIATLGFVVAVEQLFSSLEHLTGGHAGIRNIPFPYLWNSDVEKYLLVLSFLFISYILLQRLINSKNGRAWMAIRENEIASAVMGVNVAKYKVLAFAIGSMLAGIAGALYAHVIGYIAPSDFGIAKSLDLLAISVIGGMASLDGPFYGSLVYTALPFLFSRSHLSLSIVFGIILIFVVLFMPLGVSFYIGKFRTKYLNSIAAYLKKSRKPYGQFLDTKFGKIHYIKSGSGPKNLVLVHGNFASARFFEPLIALIPKNEYTVYALDLPNFGFSEEFEGEVSIEKYADALSAFIEKLGISNIILLGHSLGGAVAMGYAVKNPSKLQKLILVDPAPVYGMPKYDESAYKIIELYRKNPDMIKKALMINAPTYENEKFFKKIMSDALRMARKTFIGNAKALASYNYSEQAKNIEIPVKVVYGDKDVILTLESMEITAKAFKNGELIVLEDIGHSPVVENPGEIIRIIKM
- a CDS encoding TM0106 family RecB-like putative nuclease is translated as MRITNSDVKTIYFCPRKAQFELKERKIEKDQFNELFDIFETEAFGCTLVAVVDEVVSREPYVVKIRKSGKRVSEYHMLEAAFIGYVIESNGRSVENIIMESPFYSVFINWRPYVTKMLSLLSFFCENSEFKVVKTHLCRTCQYSGECFREVAEVEGLNFLHGVKGSSLEKLRSYGITNLKDVIKLYHIVEELFGQEKSRRIVAQAKSIIEQKPVVFKQLPEIRDGIFLDIESYTPFNFDYLFGILDNDKYIPFLAEGVSSEREAFESTVEYIKNTGKIVYHFHNYEVTRFKKLSKKYNINLPKKFFETFVDVYKLYADHVALPVPSYSLKSIARFFGFNWRTSLNGQIVVRSYAEYLATSDKHILYEILIYNEDDVRATELILRKLREFSSQKN
- a CDS encoding SDR family NAD(P)-dependent oxidoreductase, which translates into the protein MADKRYDLNNYRWALVTGGSSGIGREFAIQLAQKGVNVIIVGRNAVALSEVADEIHKISNVSVVIIQADLTKDTDQVIDNTSRFEIDLLINNAGFGLYGDFVSHSEHEYENMVELNVKVLTKLARHYVEKMVKKEHGGIINIASVAGFFPIPHLSVYGATKAFVYSLSMSLWAELKDKNVHVLCVAPGPTETKFFERAKMKPGKRVMKPQEVVSGALQAFEYGKPLYIPGIENQLSYHLVRRLFGDKFIAKFLVKNF
- a CDS encoding MATE family efflux transporter codes for the protein MIKDILRIAIPVSVENLIANTGTFILTIFLSRLGDVEVAVNGIANQGSFLVILFLFGLNTGGAIFVSQYWGKKDYAGIKRTSTLMIYSSIVIATAFFALTFFFPSIFTRIFTNDPRVIETSVLFLRIISLSYFGLALEIAFRTLLRGIEQAKIPMESYIFGTILQIFLAYTLLYGKFGFPNIGLLGIAIATTVARFFIPLYQIVRATLLKVPYSFNISIIERTFVKKFFEFATPTTLNEIAWSLGMTVYGIIFGRMGTNVYSARNILSSFENYVWTFTFGLVIGTSVIVGKHIGKTEYDKAHSFGKKMLLINAVIGFLSAIIIIVVYYILLPTFKIDVETKKMLTTTMWVMLFGAPVKAFNGAGIVGVLRAGGDAKFAFILETITLWVIGIPLALIGAFIFKLSLPFVYLLTLSDEIAKAIVVYFRIRGNKWIRNVTMSTEEIVIAAQSEEIAD
- a CDS encoding fumarate hydratase, producing MITYQEIYKQVCDALIELNTQITPKVEEILRDYTGPFSNELKENIRIARENRIPLCQDTGIVEFFVFKKNKFHRLDNLQSLQSILFKAVEDTYQINGYRKSVVNDPLFSRTNTKTNLPAVIHEFDVDETLYKDAPKLEIWIMVKGGGSENLSALFMLPPSSKENVVLEAVAEHIGKSGPNACPPISVGVGIGGTADFAMLLSRLALFEHKPNIPNVIEYTEFSQKLHSSLEALKIGVQGLGTGPSIIKTKVLGYPTHIATLPVAVSVDCYLTRTKRVAF
- a CDS encoding FumA C-terminus/TtdB family hydratase beta subunit, which encodes MSQKVGFIYNGNADEGRQFLCNLPAGTQINYAGKLYAMRDAAHKRLVEMDKQGEQLPINLGGKIIFYAGPTFVNDKMIIGPTTSKRMDSFFEFTAQKGILATVGKGVRTQEVIKAIEKYKVPYLVAPSGCAAYLSQKTIDWRIVAFEDLGPEAIYEITVKDFPMILFIDCCGRSL
- a CDS encoding flavodoxin family protein, with translation MKSLVVFFSLEGHTKYVAKLLAEELKADLVELETVKEYPKRGFAKYFWCGKASVFREKPELKTKIPDFSKYELIVIGTPVWAGNCTPPINTLLSKASFSGKKLGILVTNGGGSIAKCVKQITKVLPGNNVLQPLHFVNPEESKREEILQKIRSWINAINE